In Ornithinibacter aureus, the genomic stretch CCCGAGCCGCTCGGCGACGGCGGCCATGCGGGCATCCGACTCGTGCAGGGCCTCCAGCGCCGCGTCGACCTCGGTCGCGACGGCACTCGCGGCCTCCCGGGCCGCGACGAGCGCGAAGCGCGCCTGCTCCGACTGGGCGGTCGCGGCATCCAGCCGTTCCCGGCTCTCGTCGACGGCCGCCTGGAGCTCGAGCAGGCTCTCCCCCGCGCTGCTGCCACCCCGGGCCCACCCGGGGCCGAAGACGTCACCGTCAGCCGTGACGGCCGTGATCCCCTCGCCGCGGGCCACCAGCGCCAGGGCATGGGCCGCGGTCGGCACGAGGGCAACCCGTTCGAGCAGCTGCTCGACCGCGGGCCGCACCTCAGCGGGGGAGGTCACGACGTCGCGCGCCCACACCGCCGAACCGTCCAGCGCCGGCCACTGCCCGGCATCCGAGGGGGATGCCGTGGTGCCGACGAGCAGGGCGGCGCGCCCGCCGCTGGTCTCGCGCAACGACTCCAGCGCGCGGACCGCGTGCTCGCCACTGGGCACGGCGAGCGCCTCGGAGGCCCAGCCGAGCGCGGCGGCGACGGCAGCCTCGTGGCCCCCGCTGACCTGGAGCAACGCCGCGACGGTGCCGATGACGGCGTGCTCGGCGTCGGCGGCGGCGAGCAGGGTGGCCGCTCCGTCCTTGCGCCGCAGGCTGAGCTCGAGGGCCTCGATGCGGGCGGTCGCGGAGGAGCGGTCACGCTCGGCGTCGCGTTCGCGCGCCACGAGTGCCTCGATCTGCTCCTCGATCTCGGCGAGTCGCGCCGCGGCGCTCTCGTAGGCCTCGTCCAGCCCTTCCTCGCCCTCCTCCTCGACGGCGACCCCGCCCTCGAGCTGGGCGAACTCCTGCTCGGCTTCGGCAGCACGGGCGCGAGCTGCCGCCACCGTCGCCTCGAGTCGGCCGATCTCGGCCTCACCGGCCTCGATCCGGCTGCGCCGGGCCGCCACCTGCCCGGCGAGCTTCGCCAGCCCTTCACGACGGTCGGCGGCGGCCCTGGCCAGCCGCGAGAGGCGGTCCTGCTCGGCGGCGTAGGCCGCCTCGAGCTCCTGGCGGGCCGTGACGGCAGCGGCCAGCTCGCTCGTGGCCGCGGCGACCTCGGCGAGCAGTGCGGCCTCGGCGGCGCGGGCCTGCTCGGCCTGCGCGCGCAACTCCTCGGGGTCTCGCCCGGACGTCGCCTCGTGCTCCTGGTCCTGCGAGAGCAGGCGCACCCGCTCGGCAGCCACCGACCCGGTGGAGTCGAGCCGGTCGCGCAGGCTCTGCAGGCGCACGAAGCGCTCCTGGGCGCGGGTGAGCTCGGGGGCGGCCTCGGCGGACCGGCGCTCGACGTCGGACAGGCGGGTGCGCACGTCCTCGAGGGCGTTCTCGACGGCGGTGCGTCGCTCGATCAGCGCCGTCTCGTCGGCGACCTCCTGCTCCAGCAGGCTGGTGAGCTGCACGAGGTCGTCGGCGAGCAGCCGCAGGCGGGCGTCGCGGGCGTCGGCCTGGATGACGGCGGCGCGACGGGCGGCCTCGGCCTGGCGACCGAGGGGGCCGAGCTGGCGGCGGATCTCACCGGTGAGGTCCTGCACCCGGGTGAGGTTGGCCTCCATCGTCTCGAGCTTGCGCAGCGCACGCTCCTTGCGGCGGCGGTGCTTGAGCACGCCGGCCGCCTCCTCGATGAACCCACGACGCTCCTCGGGCGTGGCCCGCAGCACGGTGTCGAGCTGGCCCTGCCCGACGATGACGTGCATCTCACGGCCCAGGCCCGAGTCGGAGAGCAGTTCCTGCACGTCGAGCAGCCGACAGTTCGTGCCGTTGATGGCGTACTCGCTGCCGCCGCCACGGAACATCGTGCGGGTGATCGTCACCTCGGTGTAGTCGATCGGCAGGGCGCCGTCGGTGTTGTCGATGGTGAGGCTGACCTCGGCCCGGCCGAGCGGCGGGCGTCCGGCGGTGCCGGCGAAGATGACGTCCTCCATCTTGCCGCCGCGAAGGCTCTTCGCACCCTGCTCACCCATGACCCAGGCCAGGGCGTCGACGACGTTGGACTTGCCCGACCCGTTGGGCCCCACGACGCAGGTGATGCCCGGCTCCAGGCGCATCGTCGTCGCCGAGGCGAAGGACTTGAACCCCTTGAGGGTCAGCGTCTTCAGGTACACGGTGTCGTCGCAGCTTCCGTCTGGTGGCGCAGGCTCGGCAGGAGCCGGTTGCCGCCCGACTCTACCGCCGCGTCAGGCCCGGTCCACGGAGTTCTGGGCCGCGTCGGGGTCTGCTGCGAGGGCCTCGTGGTGGCGGATCACCTCGGCGATGACGAAGGTGATGAACTTCTCGGCGAATTGCGGGTCCAACCCGGCCTCGTCGGCCAGGCCGCGCAGGCGGGCGATCTGACGCTCCTCGCGGGCCGGGTCTGCCGGGGGCATCCCGATGGCGGCCTTGAGCTCGCCGACCTGCTGGGTGGCCTTGAAGCGCTCGGCGAGCAGGTGCACGAGCGCCGCGTCGATGTTGTCGATGCTCGAGCGCAGGCGTGCGAGGTCGGGGTGGGTGTCGCTCACGCCGTCATCGTAGGAAGCCGCGGCCTCCGCGGCGCTCCCCCGTCCACCCCCCGGATGCCGTCGAGCCCGGTTGGCAGCGCCCGTCACCGCTCGCGGAACCCGACCTCACCGCGCGGGTCACCGCGCAGCGGGGCCGACACGGTGCTGACATGACCCGGCCGCCCGGCGGTGGACACCGGCTCGGAGAGCAGGGTGAGCAGGGCACCGAGAGCGGGGACCGGACCCTCGGCGACCACCTCGACCCGCCCGTCCGCGGTGTTGCGGGCGTGCCCGGTCAGGCCCAGTTCCAGGGCCCGGGCCCGCACCCACCAGCGGAACCCGACGCCCTGGACGTCCCCGCGCACGAACACCGTGACGCGGCGCGTGGGCTGATCGTCGTCCATGGACACCCAGCGTAGGCCTGCGCGCCTCCGCACCACTGTCACCGCCTGCCCCTACCGTTACCGACATGAGCACCGTGACGGCTCACAGCCCCGGCGGACGGGACGCCACGACGGGCGTGCCCGCACCGGCGCGTGCCGCCGAGGAGCCGTCCAAGGCCGGTCGGCTCCCGGGCCTGGACGGCCTGCGCGCCCTGGCCATCGTCGCGGTCCTGACCTTCCACCTCGACCCGTCCTGGCTGCCCGGCGGGTTCCTCGGGGTCGACGTGTTCTTCGTCGTCTCGGGGTTCCTCATCACCACGCTCCTCGTGCGCGAGCGCGCGGTCACCGGCGGGCTGGACCTCCCGGGGTTCTGGACCCGCCGCGCCCGCCGCCTGCTGCCGGCGCTGCTGGTGTGCGTCCCGGCATCCGTGCTCCTCGCCCGCCTGTCCGAGGGCGACCTGCTCGTCGGCATCGGGCGCCAGGTGCTCGGGGCGTTCACGTTCACGTCGAACTGGCTCGAACTGGCCGCGGGCAGCGACTACTTCGCAGCCACCACGCCCACGCTGTTCATGAACCTGTGGTCCCTCGCCGTCGAGGAGCAGTTCTACCTCCTGTGGCCGCTCGCCGTGCTGGTGCTGCTGCGGGTGACGCGGGGGTACGAGGCCCGGGCTGCCGTCGCGTTGGGCCTGGCCGTGGTGTCGGCGGTGCTGATGGCGGTGCACGTCGACCCGCAGAGCCCAACCCGCGCGTACTACGGCACCGACACCCACGTCATGGGGCTGATGCTCGGCGCGGCGCTGGCGTTCGCGTGGGCGGCTCCGCACCGCGCGTGGACGCGCACCCCGTGGTGGGGTGCCCACCGGCGTCAGGTGGCCGCGGCGGCGCTCGTCACCCTGCTCGCCCTGATGGCGACGGCAGGTGAGGCCTCGGCGTGGACGTTCCGCGGTGGCATCCTGCTCGCCTCACTCGCGACGACCGCCCTCGTGCTCGTCGTCGTCGAGCGGCCCGGACGCATCCAGGCGGTTCTGGAACTGCCCGCGGCCCGCTGGATCGGTGCCCGCAGCTACGGCATCTACCTCTGGCACTGGCCGGTGTTCCTCGTCATCGGCGCTGACCTTCCCGTGGCACCCGGCAGCCCGGCCTACCTCGCGACCCGCGTCTGGTGCGTCGTCATGACCCTCGTCATCGCGGACCTGTCCTACCGGTTCATCGAGACGCCCGTGCGCCGGTACGGCTTCCGCGGCACCGCCGGTCGTGCCCTGGCCCGGCTGCGGGCGATGGGCCCCCGGGGCGCTCGTGTCCTGTGGGGTCTCGCGCTGGTGCTCGCCCTGGTCGTCACCGTGGTGCTCGTGACCGCGCCGGAGCGCACCGCCACCGAGGAGCTCATCACGGCCAACGAGGCCGCCCTCGCTCTCGAGGACACGACGGCGTCCTCGGCTGACGAGCGTCGGCCCGCGAACCCGGGCACCGCCACGGCGGATGCCGCCTCGTCCTCACCCAGCCCCACGGCATCCGCCGCCGTGGCGGCCTCGACGACCGCCGACTGGACGATGCCGTCGGGCAAGGAGATCGACGTCTTCGGCGACTCCATGGCCGTCGGCTCGATCCACGCCCTGCGCTACTACCTGCCCGGCATCCGCGTCGACGGCAAGTCCAACCGCCAGTGGAGCGCCGCGCCCACGTACGTCGCCGCCAAGGGTGACTCCCTGCGGCGCGCCGTGGTGATCGTGCTGGGCACGAACGCCGGCACCGACCTGCCGGTCGCGCGCAAGACCCTCGACGCCATCGGGCCGGACCGCATGGTGGTGCTGACGACCGTCCACGGCCGGTTCGCCCGCGCCGAAGAGGACAACGCGGCGCTGCGCGAACTCGTCGAGGGTCGACCGAACGTGCGCCTCGCCGACTGGGATGCCGCGTTGAAGGGCACCAGCGGACAGCTCCAGAGCGACGGCATCCACCCGAGCCTGAAGGGCTCGCACCTGTTCGCCAAGACGGTGCGCCAGGCCCTGGCCGACCTGTCGGAGGAACGCACCGGCAAGGCCGTGGTGCTCAAGGAGCTCCCGAGCCCCTGAGCCGTCAGGACGACTGGCGACGCGGCCGGGGCCGGGGCTGGCAACGGGGGCAGGAGAACGACGACCGGTTCATGAAGTGCTCGCGGCGGATCAGGGTGCCGCAGCGGCGGCAGGGCCGACCCTCCTGGCCGTAGGCGGCGAGCGAGCGGTCGAAGTAGCCGGAGGCGCCGTTGACGTTGACGTAGAGGGCGTCGAAGCTCGTCCCGCCCTGGTCGAGGGCCTCGCGCATGACGTCGGCGGCGTGGTCGAGCACCGTGCCGATCAGCGGTTTGCTGAGGCTGTGGGCTGGCCGCTCGCCGTGGACGCCGGCCCTCCACAGGGCCTCGTCGGCGTAGATGTTGCCGATCCCCGAGGCCACCCGCTGGTCGAGCAGCACGCGTTTGACGGCGCTGTCGCGGGCCTTGACGACCTTGATGACCGCGGCCCGGTCGAACTCCGGGTCGAGCAGGTCGCGGGCGATGTGCGAGATCGAGGTCGGCACCCCGTCCTCGTCGAGGTCGGCCAGCGCCAAGCCACCGAAGGTCCGCTGGTCGACGAAGCGCAGCTCCGGGCCGTCGTCGGCGAACCGGAAGCGGGCGTGCAGGTGCCTCTCGTCCGGGGCGTCACCCGCCTCGACGAGCAGCTGCCCGCTCATGCCGAGGTGGACGACGAGGCCGACGGCGTCCTCGAGGTCGAGCCAGAGGTACTTGCCGCGGCGACGCGCTGCCGCGATGCGGCGCCCGGTGAGCCGGTCGGCCAGGTCGACCGGACCGGCGACGTGGCGGCGGGCCACGCGGTGGCCGCGCAACTCGACCTCGGTCAGCCGACGTCCGACGACGTGGTCGGCCAGACCTCGCCGGACGACCTCGACCTCGGGGAGCTCGGGCACCGGCGGGTCAGGCCCCCTCGTGGGCGTCGCGGATGCTGCCCCACGCCAGCGCCGCAGCCTGCTGCTCGGCCACCTTCTTCGTGCGGCCCTCGCCCTGTCCGAGCACCCGTCCCCCGACGTGTACCTCGGCCCGGAAGCACTTCGCGTGCTCCGGCCCCTCCTCGACCACGGAGTACTCGGGAGATCCGAGCCCGTGCTTGGAGGAGATCTCCTGCAGGCTAGTCTTCCAGTCCAGGCCGGCCCCGAGGGTCACGGCCTGCGCGAGCAGCGGGTCGACGAGGTGGTGCACGAGCTCGGTGGCCGCGGTGATGCCACCGCTCTGGTAGACGGCACCGATGACGGCCTCGACGGTGTCGGCGAGGATCGAGTCCTTGTCGCGCCCGCCGGTGGTCTCCTCCCCCCGCCCGAGGAAGACGTAGTCACCGAGCCCGAGCGTGCGGCCCACCTCGGCCAGCGCTCGCATGTTGACCACCGATGCGCGCAGCTTGGCCAGCTGGCCCTCGCTGGTGTCCGGGTGGGTGTCGTGCAGGGTCGTCGTGACGACCAGACCCAGCACGGAGTCACCGAGGAACTCGAGTCGTTCGTTGTGCGGCAGACCGCCCGCCTCGTAGGCGTAGGAGCGGTGCGTCAGGGCACGCTGAAGCAGCGCCTCGTCGACCGGGCTGCTGGTCACCTGGACCAGGTGCTCCAGCAGCTCGATGACGGGGCGCGGCGGTGTCAGTGCACCGGGCGCGGACGCCGCCCTCCCCATGGGGAAGCGATCAGCCCTGGTGCTCGGTGCGCTCGGCGACGCCGTAGTGGCGGCCCTTGTAGGTGCCACACGACGGGCACGCAACGTGCGGCTGGGTGAGCGACTTGCACTGGGGGCAGGTCGTCGTGGCGACGGGAGCCGCCTTCCAGTTGGCGCGGCGCGAGCGGGTGTTGGAGCGCGACATCTTCCGCTTCGGAACGGCCACGTCAGGTCCTCTTCTCTGTCGGAGTGGGCTGGTTTTCGGTCAGGGCCGAAAGGGCCGCCCATCGGGGGTCGATCAGGTCGTGCTGGTGGTCCGGGTCCTCCGCGAGCGGCTTGCCGCACTCGGAGCACAGCCCGGGGCAGTCGGGCCGGCACACCGGCTGGAACGGCAGTGCAGGCACCACCGTGTCCCGGAGCAGCGGTTCGAGGTCGATCAGACCGTCCTCGATTCGCGACTCCTCGGCTGCGTCCTCGTCCCCCACCTCGTGGTGGTGGGCGTGGCGCTCGGCGTAGACGAACAGCTCCTGGAAGGCCCCGTCGACCGGGTGGGTCACGGGGTCCAGGCACCGCACGCAGGCGCCGGTCGCCGTGCCACGGACCGAACCGGTGACGAGCACTCCCTCGACGACGGACTCCAGGCGCAGGTCGAGGGTCAGGGGCTGGCCCTGCTCGACGCGCATGACGACCGTGCCGAAGTCGCTCGGCGCACCGATTTCACGCGTCAGCTCACTCATCGTCCCGGGACGACGGCCGACGAGCTTGGTGTCGAGCACCATCTCGGACCGGGGGTCGAGTCGAGTCATGAGCCTTGGGTGTTGTCGGTGTGGTTCGGCCACGCCTCACGGACGCAGACCGAGGGTCAAGGTTACCGGTCACAGGCCCCGCACCCAAACCGACTCATTGAGGGGCCCTGGTCAGGGCTTGGTCGACGGCAGCAGCCACCTGCGGCGCCAGCGTCTTCGCATACGTGGCGGTGACGTGGTCGCCGGCCCGGTGCACCGCCACGTGGCCGATGACGACGGGGCACTGGCCGCCCGGGCAGATCCACGCGGTGAGGTCGAGCAGCTCGACGGCGGAGCGGGCCTGCGCCTGCGGTGCCGAGCCAGCGGCGACGAGCGCCACGGCATCCTGCTGCACCTGCAACCCACTGCCCGCGACCGCCGGCTGCGCCGCGAAGGTGCAGCGCCGGAGCTCGCGCGGGTGGCGGGCCGCGCAGATGTCGAGGTCGTCCGGCGAGAGCGGGCTGTCCCCGACGACGACGACGGGCACGCCACGATCCGTGAGCTCCTGCCAGCGGTCGGCGTACCCCTGAACGAGCAGTTCACGCTCGGTGGACTCCCCCACCCACGCGCTGCGAGCAACCCCCGACGTCACCACGACGTCCGGAGGGTCCTGCTCGAGCGAGCGCACCACGGCCTCGTTCCAGGCGTCGCACTCGGGGTAGGCCACCCCCGCCTCGGCCGCCGGTGCAGCGGCGAACGCACACGCCGACTTGCCCCAGGTGACGATGCGCCACCCGCGATCGAGCGCGACCACCTCGAGAGCGGGCAGCCACTGCATCGCCTTGGAGTCACCGACGAGCGCGATCGTGCTCGTGCCCTCCGGGTCACCGAAGGTGCAGGCCACCGGCTCGGTGGCGGCGTGGTCGACCTGGCAGCGATCGACGTCGGCGGCCGGCCGGTCCTCGCCGGCCACGAGGGGGTCGGGCGTCACCCAGCCGGGGTCGTCGACGTCCGTGACAGGCCGCCCCGGGACCACGGTGGCCGCCCCGAGATCGGCCACGACGACCACCCCGTCCGGGGGCGTCGTGGTGAATGGTGAGCGCAGCGGCAGCAACGGCAGGGCCGCGAGAACCCCTACCAGCGACAGTGCCAGCCCGCTCGCGAGCAGGGCCCGCGGGCGCTCGCGCAGCCACGGACCGTGGTGGACGGGGGTCTCGACGAAGCGCCACGACAGCCAGGCCGGGCCGATCGACGCGACGGCGAGCGCCGCCTTTCCCCAGGTCGGGAGAATGGTGCCCACGGCATCCGCGGTCCATTCCCCGAGCACGATGAACGGCCAGTGCCACAGGTAGAGCGAGTACGACAATCCACCGATCCACACCATCGGCCGCCACCCGAGCACCCGGCCCGCACCCTGCCCGCCGCCGCACTGCCAGCCCACCCACAGCAGCGCCGCGGTCGGCACCGTCGGGAGCAGCGCCCAGGCCCCCGGCCAGTCGATGCCGTCGGGCAGCAGCAAAGCCACCGCCACCAGGGTGAGCAGGGCCGCCCAGCCGAGCACCCTCGCGCCACGAACTGGGGATGCCGGTCGCGGCCTCCCAGCGAGCGCCACTGCGAGCATCGCCCCCACCCCCAGTTCCCACACCCGAGTCGTCGTCGTGAAGAAGGCCGGCCGGGGGGAGGTGTCCGAGAACCAGATCGACCAGACGAAGGAGACCGCGACGAGCACGCCGAGTGCGCCCAGCACGACCCGGCGGCTCGGGCGCCGCACGACCAGGGCCAGCACGATGAGCAGCAGCGGCCACAGGACGTAGAACTGCTCCTCGACGGCCAGCGACCAGAAGTGCTGCACGGGTGAGGGGCGGATGTCGGAGGCGAGGTAGTCGACCTCTCGCCGGGCGAAGACCCAGTTGACGACGTAGGCCGCCGACGCCGCGATGTCGATCCCGATGTCGCGCCGGCGCAGCCCCGGCACCACGAGGAAGGACCAAGCCGCCGTGACCACGAGGACGAGCACCGCGGCGGGCAGCAGGCGGCGGATCCGTCGGCCGACGAACCGCGACCACGAGATCGCCCCGGTGTCCGACAGCTCGGTGACGAGGAGCCCGGTGATGAGGAAGCCGGAGATGACGAAGAAGATGTCGACGCCGATGAACCCACCGTGCAGGGGCAGGCCCGCGTGGTGGGCCAGGACGGTGAGGATCGCGACCGCGCGCAGCCCCTCGATGTCCGGGCGGAAACCGGAGTGGCGCGCGGGTGACTCAGCCGTCGGCACGCAGGCGGTCGACGAGGGCGTCGCGCACCTCGTCCGGCACCAGGCCGCTCACGTCGCCGCCGAAGCGCACGACCTCCTTGACGAGTGAGCTCGACACGTGCGCCATGACCGGGTCGCCCGGGACGAACACCGTCTCGATGCCGGTGAGGTGGCGGTTCATCAGCGCCATCGGGAGCTCGTACTCGAAGTCTGCGGAGCCGCGCAGACCCTTGACGATCACCGAGGCGTCGAGGTCTCGGCAGACGTCGACGAGCAACGTGCCGGCGAAGGCCTCGACCCGCACCGTGCCCGCGGCGCTGGTGCCGGTGCCGTTGTCGGCAGCACCGGCACCAGCGCCAGGTCCGAGACGCTCGGCGACACCCCGCTCGATGAACGCGATCCGCTCCTGCACGCTGAACGTCCCCGCCTTGGCCGGGTTGTGCAGCACGGCCACGACGACCTCGTCGTGCAGGGCCGCTGCCCGGGCGATGACGTCGAGGTGCCCGTGGGTCACGGGGTCGTAGGAGCCTGGGCACACGGCTCGGCGCACGGTGTCGGTCACACCCCCACGCTACTTCTTGGCGGCCTCCTCGATCTCCTTCGCCTTCTCCTTGGCGGCATCCTTGACGGCGTCGGCCTCCTCGCGAGCCTCCTCCGGAGCGAGCACGCCCTCGTCCACCGCCTCTGCGATCAGGGCCGCCACCTGTTCGGCGGAGGCGCAGCCCTCCTCGAGCAACTGGTTGCGGCGCGTCGCCCAGGCGACACCGAGTGACTCGCGGCGGTCGAT encodes the following:
- the rnc gene encoding ribonuclease III, encoding MGRAASAPGALTPPRPVIELLEHLVQVTSSPVDEALLQRALTHRSYAYEAGGLPHNERLEFLGDSVLGLVVTTTLHDTHPDTSEGQLAKLRASVVNMRALAEVGRTLGLGDYVFLGRGEETTGGRDKDSILADTVEAVIGAVYQSGGITAATELVHHLVDPLLAQAVTLGAGLDWKTSLQEISSKHGLGSPEYSVVEEGPEHAKCFRAEVHVGGRVLGQGEGRTKKVAEQQAAALAWGSIRDAHEGA
- a CDS encoding chorismate mutase; protein product: MSDTHPDLARLRSSIDNIDAALVHLLAERFKATQQVGELKAAIGMPPADPAREERQIARLRGLADEAGLDPQFAEKFITFVIAEVIRHHEALAADPDAAQNSVDRA
- the smc gene encoding chromosome segregation protein SMC, with the translated sequence MYLKTLTLKGFKSFASATTMRLEPGITCVVGPNGSGKSNVVDALAWVMGEQGAKSLRGGKMEDVIFAGTAGRPPLGRAEVSLTIDNTDGALPIDYTEVTITRTMFRGGGSEYAINGTNCRLLDVQELLSDSGLGREMHVIVGQGQLDTVLRATPEERRGFIEEAAGVLKHRRRKERALRKLETMEANLTRVQDLTGEIRRQLGPLGRQAEAARRAAVIQADARDARLRLLADDLVQLTSLLEQEVADETALIERRTAVENALEDVRTRLSDVERRSAEAAPELTRAQERFVRLQSLRDRLDSTGSVAAERVRLLSQDQEHEATSGRDPEELRAQAEQARAAEAALLAEVAAATSELAAAVTARQELEAAYAAEQDRLSRLARAAADRREGLAKLAGQVAARRSRIEAGEAEIGRLEATVAAARARAAEAEQEFAQLEGGVAVEEEGEEGLDEAYESAAARLAEIEEQIEALVARERDAERDRSSATARIEALELSLRRKDGAATLLAAADAEHAVIGTVAALLQVSGGHEAAVAAALGWASEALAVPSGEHAVRALESLRETSGGRAALLVGTTASPSDAGQWPALDGSAVWARDVVTSPAEVRPAVEQLLERVALVPTAAHALALVARGEGITAVTADGDVFGPGWARGGSSAGESLLELQAAVDESRERLDAATAQSEQARFALVAAREAASAVATEVDAALEALHESDARMAAVAERLGSLGAAVRTASAEAERTERAIAVARENLDRDRGELEGLSARLAEAQQAPELESQEPSTDERDRLELDASRARTAETELRLTLRTREERARALKGRADSLEGAARNELAARERLRERRERRRREATVAENVRAAAVFAVARIGEALARATTLRDTAEAERAERDRAAVALRTELGTVQDELRDLTDTAHRDEVARARQVARIEQLQARAVEELGIDPEVLVEEFGPHQLVPHVVAPGEDPDAAPEPAPYVREVQEKRLRKAERGLAALGRVNPLALEEFAALEERHTFLTTQLEDLKRSKRDLLDIVKEIDERVEEVFTEAFADTKVQFERVFERLFPGGEGRLVLTDPDNMLTTGIEVEARPPGKKVKRLSLLSGGERSLVAVALLVAIFKARPSPFYIMDEVEAALDDTNLGRLITLFEELRDSSQLIVITHQKRTMEVADALYGVSMRGDGVTTVVSQRIRDVAATA
- the coaD gene encoding pantetheine-phosphate adenylyltransferase, with amino-acid sequence MTDTVRRAVCPGSYDPVTHGHLDVIARAAALHDEVVVAVLHNPAKAGTFSVQERIAFIERGVAERLGPGAGAGAADNGTGTSAAGTVRVEAFAGTLLVDVCRDLDASVIVKGLRGSADFEYELPMALMNRHLTGIETVFVPGDPVMAHVSSSLVKEVVRFGGDVSGLVPDEVRDALVDRLRADG
- a CDS encoding YceD family protein; the encoded protein is MTRLDPRSEMVLDTKLVGRRPGTMSELTREIGAPSDFGTVVMRVEQGQPLTLDLRLESVVEGVLVTGSVRGTATGACVRCLDPVTHPVDGAFQELFVYAERHAHHHEVGDEDAAEESRIEDGLIDLEPLLRDTVVPALPFQPVCRPDCPGLCSECGKPLAEDPDHQHDLIDPRWAALSALTENQPTPTEKRT
- a CDS encoding acylphosphatase; this encodes MDDDQPTRRVTVFVRGDVQGVGFRWWVRARALELGLTGHARNTADGRVEVVAEGPVPALGALLTLLSEPVSTAGRPGHVSTVSAPLRGDPRGEVGFRER
- the rpmF gene encoding 50S ribosomal protein L32 — protein: MAVPKRKMSRSNTRSRRANWKAAPVATTTCPQCKSLTQPHVACPSCGTYKGRHYGVAERTEHQG
- a CDS encoding acyltransferase family protein: MSTVTAHSPGGRDATTGVPAPARAAEEPSKAGRLPGLDGLRALAIVAVLTFHLDPSWLPGGFLGVDVFFVVSGFLITTLLVRERAVTGGLDLPGFWTRRARRLLPALLVCVPASVLLARLSEGDLLVGIGRQVLGAFTFTSNWLELAAGSDYFAATTPTLFMNLWSLAVEEQFYLLWPLAVLVLLRVTRGYEARAAVALGLAVVSAVLMAVHVDPQSPTRAYYGTDTHVMGLMLGAALAFAWAAPHRAWTRTPWWGAHRRQVAAAALVTLLALMATAGEASAWTFRGGILLASLATTALVLVVVERPGRIQAVLELPAARWIGARSYGIYLWHWPVFLVIGADLPVAPGSPAYLATRVWCVVMTLVIADLSYRFIETPVRRYGFRGTAGRALARLRAMGPRGARVLWGLALVLALVVTVVLVTAPERTATEELITANEAALALEDTTASSADERRPANPGTATADAASSSPSPTASAAVAASTTADWTMPSGKEIDVFGDSMAVGSIHALRYYLPGIRVDGKSNRQWSAAPTYVAAKGDSLRRAVVIVLGTNAGTDLPVARKTLDAIGPDRMVVLTTVHGRFARAEEDNAALRELVEGRPNVRLADWDAALKGTSGQLQSDGIHPSLKGSHLFAKTVRQALADLSEERTGKAVVLKELPSP
- a CDS encoding acyltransferase family protein, giving the protein MPTAESPARHSGFRPDIEGLRAVAILTVLAHHAGLPLHGGFIGVDIFFVISGFLITGLLVTELSDTGAISWSRFVGRRIRRLLPAAVLVLVVTAAWSFLVVPGLRRRDIGIDIAASAAYVVNWVFARREVDYLASDIRPSPVQHFWSLAVEEQFYVLWPLLLIVLALVVRRPSRRVVLGALGVLVAVSFVWSIWFSDTSPRPAFFTTTTRVWELGVGAMLAVALAGRPRPASPVRGARVLGWAALLTLVAVALLLPDGIDWPGAWALLPTVPTAALLWVGWQCGGGQGAGRVLGWRPMVWIGGLSYSLYLWHWPFIVLGEWTADAVGTILPTWGKAALAVASIGPAWLSWRFVETPVHHGPWLRERPRALLASGLALSLVGVLAALPLLPLRSPFTTTPPDGVVVVADLGAATVVPGRPVTDVDDPGWVTPDPLVAGEDRPAADVDRCQVDHAATEPVACTFGDPEGTSTIALVGDSKAMQWLPALEVVALDRGWRIVTWGKSACAFAAAPAAEAGVAYPECDAWNEAVVRSLEQDPPDVVVTSGVARSAWVGESTERELLVQGYADRWQELTDRGVPVVVVGDSPLSPDDLDICAARHPRELRRCTFAAQPAVAGSGLQVQQDAVALVAAGSAPQAQARSAVELLDLTAWICPGGQCPVVIGHVAVHRAGDHVTATYAKTLAPQVAAAVDQALTRAPQ
- the mutM gene encoding bifunctional DNA-formamidopyrimidine glycosylase/DNA-(apurinic or apyrimidinic site) lyase → MPELPEVEVVRRGLADHVVGRRLTEVELRGHRVARRHVAGPVDLADRLTGRRIAAARRRGKYLWLDLEDAVGLVVHLGMSGQLLVEAGDAPDERHLHARFRFADDGPELRFVDQRTFGGLALADLDEDGVPTSISHIARDLLDPEFDRAAVIKVVKARDSAVKRVLLDQRVASGIGNIYADEALWRAGVHGERPAHSLSKPLIGTVLDHAADVMREALDQGGTSFDALYVNVNGASGYFDRSLAAYGQEGRPCRRCGTLIRREHFMNRSSFSCPRCQPRPRPRRQSS